CCTGTTTCTATCGGTGCTCAGGTATTCTCTCTAGCTCTGAGAATATTTGTTGTTTCTTGCTACTACTACTCATGGTTTTTCATGAATGAATATGAATATGATAGAGTTAAGTGTCTTCGCAGATTGTACAGTTAACAGCTTCTGGAAACTTTGAGGAAGCCTTAGCTCTATGCAAGTTACTCCCCCCTGAAGAGTCAAGCATAAGAGCTGCGAAAGAGAGTTCGATTCATACAAGGTATTTAAAGCTAGAACTTCAATATTTACTCATTAAGGGTACTGCTTAGTTCCATGGGTATCTTGAATTTCATATTCGTTGTCTCTTTTTTATGATACAGATTTGCTCATTATCTTTTTGAAAACGGGAGCTATGAGGAAGCCATGGAACACTTTCTGGCGTCTCAAGTAGATATAACGCATGTGCTTTCCATGTATCCGTCCATCATTCTTCCTAAAACAACAATGATTCCTCCACCAGATAAGATGGTGGACATCTCTGGGGATGAAACATCTCTGTCACGAGGCTCATCCGGATTTTCTGATGATATGGAGACTTCATCTCCTCGTTATTTTATGGAATCTGAAGGCAATGCAGCCCTTGAGTCTAAAAAAATGAGCCACAACACTCTGATGGCTCTGATAAAGTACTTGCAGAAGAAGAGACCAGGCATTATCGAGAAGGCCACTTCTGAAGGAACAGAAGAGGTCATTTCTTATGCCGTTGGCAAAACTTACGGAGCCTATGACTCTTCCAAGACTAAGAAGTCCAACAAGGTAATAAATAATAGCTGATTGAATGACTGGATGATAACATTTTTGAATAAAACTTTTGATCTGCAGGGACGTGGTACGATCTCGCTTAATTCAGGTGCGAGGGAGATGGCAGCAATTCTTGATACAGCTCTTCTCCAAGCACTTCTACACACTGGCCAGTCTGGAGCTGCTGTAGAATTATTAAAGGGTGTCAACTACTGTGACGTAAAGATTTGTGAGGAGATTCTAATGAAAAGCAAAAGTTATTCTGCTCTATTAGAATTGTTCAAGAGCAATTCGATGCACCATGAAGCCCTTAAGCTTCTTAATCAGCTCTCGGAAGAGTCCAAATCAAACCAGTCTCAAACTGAAATGAAGCAGATCTTTAGTCCTGAGTTGATCATTGAATATCTCAAGGTAGGTTTCTCTCGTTGCTATGTTTAGATACTAAGAAACAGCTGTGATATGCTAACTGCTTGTTGTTTGGATTGCTCTTTGTAGCCTCTCTGCAGGACTGATCCTATGCTCGTCTTGGAGTACTCTATGCTTGTCCTGGAGAGCTGTCCAACACAAACCATCGACCTGTTTTTGTCGGGAAACATCTCGGCTGACCTTGTCAATTCGTATCTGAAGCAGCATGCTCCATACATGCAGGGTAGATATCTGGAACTTATGATGGCAATGAACGAAACCGCAGTTTCTGGGAATCTCCAAAACGAGATGGTGAGGAAACAGCACTTATTGTCAAATAGCATTTTCATTGAGCTTAAGGAAGTAACAATTTGGATGATGTTAAAACAGGTACAAATCTACCTTTCAGAAGTGCTTGACTTGCATGCTGCATTAAGCGCGCAGCAGAAATGGGACGACAAGGATCATCCTCCTGAAAGGAAAAAGCTATTGTCTGCATTAGAGAACATCTCCGGATATAATCCACAGACTTTGTTGAAGCGTCTTCCACGCGATGCTCTCTATGAAGAGCGTGCTGTTATATTGGGTAAAATGAATCAACACGAGCTTGCTTTGTCTATCTATGTTCATAAGGTAACACTTTGCTATGCCAAATGcatttagttaaatatattgtGAAACTACTATGTGATGCTTATGGCTTAACTCgttggttgttttttttttcttatagcTTAATGCACCTGATCTGGCGCTGGCTTACTGTGATCGTATATATGAGTCCGTATCTTTTCTACCATCTGGAAAACCGGCAAGCAACATCTACCTCACGCTGCTGCAAATCTACCTGAATCCTAAGAAAAGTGCAAAGGACTTTGCGAAACGTATTGTAGCTCTAGGATCATTCGAGAGTTCAGATACCACGAAGATGATGGAGTCTGTTTTGTCTTCAAAAGTCAAAGGAGGCAGCAGGTCCAAGAAAGTTGTTGCGATAGAAGGCGCTGAGGATATGCTGAGAGCTGGTCTCAGTAGCAGCACTGACAGCGGAAGAAGCGACGTTGATGCTGAAGTAGAGCCCATGGAAGAAGGAAACTCCACCGTTATGATTTCTGAAGTTCTTGATCTGTTGAGTCAAAGGTGGGAGAGGATCAATGGTGCACAAGCCCTCAAGCTTTTGCCTAGAGAAACTAAACTCCAGAACCTGCTCCCGTTTCTTGCACCCCTTCTTAGAAACTCAAGTGAAGCACACAGGAACTATTCAGTCATCAAGAGTTTGAGGCAGAGCGAAAACTTACAGGTATATATGTTTTGTGTTCTGGAAGCAAAAGATCTCTTTATCTTCTCTTGGATGATGAATCATAAAGGATTTATTCAGTCATAAAAGAGCATTTCTTTTATGTTGAAACAAATAGGTGAAGGAGGAACTGTACAAACATAGGAAAGGAGTGGTGCAAGTAACAAGCGATAGCATGTGTTCGTTGTGCAACAAGAAGATTGGGGCAAGCGTGTTTGCTGTTTATCCCAACGGGAAAACGTTAGTTCACTTTGTCTGCTTCAAAGATTCTCAAGGCATGAAAGCTGTTtctaagacatctcatggaAGAAGACGATGAGATGATCATATTACTGTAACTAAACACAGGTTCAAGACACTAAACCATCTTTCTTCCTTGTTTGTAAGTTTGTAAAGCTTTTTGAGCTTATTGATTATTGATGTCTGTTCTTCTTTGGTTTTGTACTTTTGTGTTTGGTTGAAAATGGCGACAGTGGTCTTGAGGATACCAGTTTGGTCTTGTTGTAAAACCCGTTTCGGttggaaaataatttataaaaatgattttgtgaGTGTTTTGTTTGGTATTTTATAGAACattataaaattcttaaaattcaataaatatggtgcagtttttttatttgttataatCTTAACAAGCATCCTGTTGAATTCCGATCAATCagattttaaatcaattaaataataagtacatcttttttttatcaaaaaataataagtacATTATATCAAAGTTTAAACAAAAGCATTCAACAAAATTTTAGTGAAGATGCTCAAGTAAAAATTACATTACAGTTTCTTCTACCACAGGTCCGTCCACAAGCAATAAAAGCTTCAGAGAAAGCATGGAGGCTTGAGCAAGTAGATATCTCTAACCAACCCTTTACCCATTTTGCCTACAGCCTTTAACATCTCTATTGGATTAGTTTCCACTTCCTCTTCATCTCGTTCTCGTTTCTGTAATCAAACATTACACAttcatcttttcttcttctattaGAATTGTAAAGAAAGATGAgaagtttttatttgtttacctTTGAATTGTATTTAGTCCACGTTAAACCAACTACATCACCTCCTATATGATCATACCAGGTCTTCAAAGTCCCAAACTCTTCCTGCAGACAAACCACACAATATAAGAACCTCGATGAACTGAGTAACTTctactatttttgttttgatttagaaGTCTTGCCTGCAACCCACTCATGAAGCACTTGGTCGGCTCAAAGTCCACCATTAACTTCTTCTTAAGCTCCTCGGGGCTTCTCTTCAAATCTCCAGGTAACAAAAATGGGTTAAACGCTGTACTCGCCTTTCCACGTGCTACATGTTTCCCTGCTCAAATCATTGCCAGGGTATATTAGTTTATAAGTTTTAACGATAAAAACATAGGAGAAAGATAGAGACAGCGGGCCAAGCTTGGGACCTTGGCTAAGTTCCGAAGGAAACAGAAGATGATGTGGGTAAGGTAATTTTTCTCTATGAAGTAGAACAACTGCGTCATAGTTGTTTAAAGGTGTTCTGAAAAGGCACTGCAACATATATAGATACAATTAATATTAGTCCACATCATGTTACTTGTAAAACAAGCTCGGTGCAATGTGTTTTTAGTCTCTCTCACTCACTCACCTCCCATTGAACAGAATCACTGTGTTCTTGCGATACCAGCTTACTTAACACGTTCGCACTGCTTCGAGCATAAGCTACCAACCTTTTTTGCTCCTTTCAACAGAGAATAGTAAATTGTGAGTTAAAAgcaacaaaacaaaatacaagTCAACGCTCAAGATGCTTTTCAATAGAAGTACTAACCGATACGTTTGGTGAAATTGATGTCCATGCATCTGATGCCTTGTCGTAAGGAGCTGCCAAGAACATGGCTGAACTTATGTTTTGTCTGTCCTCTTCATAGCCCTTTCTACTTGACATGAAGTTATCCTACAAAACCACAAAAGCATTTACTTATGGCG
Above is a genomic segment from Raphanus sativus cultivar WK10039 unplaced genomic scaffold, ASM80110v3 Scaffold3497, whole genome shotgun sequence containing:
- the LOC130506643 gene encoding vacuolar sorting protein 39-like, producing the protein VSIGAQIVQLTASGNFEEALALCKLLPPEESSIRAAKESSIHTRFAHYLFENGSYEEAMEHFLASQVDITHVLSMYPSIILPKTTMIPPPDKMVDISGDETSLSRGSSGFSDDMETSSPRYFMESEGNAALESKKMSHNTLMALIKYLQKKRPGIIEKATSEGTEEVISYAVGKTYGAYDSSKTKKSNKGRGTISLNSGAREMAAILDTALLQALLHTGQSGAAVELLKGVNYCDVKICEEILMKSKSYSALLELFKSNSMHHEALKLLNQLSEESKSNQSQTEMKQIFSPELIIEYLKPLCRTDPMLVLEYSMLVLESCPTQTIDLFLSGNISADLVNSYLKQHAPYMQGRYLELMMAMNETAVSGNLQNEMVQIYLSEVLDLHAALSAQQKWDDKDHPPERKKLLSALENISGYNPQTLLKRLPRDALYEERAVILGKMNQHELALSIYVHKLNAPDLALAYCDRIYESVSFLPSGKPASNIYLTLLQIYLNPKKSAKDFAKRIVALGSFESSDTTKMMESVLSSKVKGGSRSKKVVAIEGAEDMLRAGLSSSTDSGRSDVDAEVEPMEEGNSTVMISEVLDLLSQRWERINGAQALKLLPRETKLQNLLPFLAPLLRNSSEAHRNYSVIKSLRQSENLQVKEELYKHRKGVVQVTSDSMCSLCNKKIGASVFAVYPNGKTLVHFVCFKDSQGMKAVSKTSHGRRR